Proteins encoded in a region of the Pseudomonas syringae KCTC 12500 genome:
- a CDS encoding DeoR/GlpR family DNA-binding transcription regulator, whose translation MSTEEEIAISGGTPMIPDQRRELMLRQLRKHQVLSVHQLMEMFDCSHMTIRRDIALLEQEGRAYSVTGGVRIASQVHSEPSHQSKAVVELPHKQGMARLAAGLLHPDMTIYLDAGTSTLEIVPHIIALSGMTVVTNDFGVVNALADAAHVDVIHTGGLLDHPNRSSVGGLAAATLRQLATDVAFMSTSSWDLQRGTTTPSALKVEVKQAAMQSASQTVLIATSSKYGTFGMYKVAGLEQFDTIITDAALAEAAADGIRKQRIELLLAPVGGRSK comes from the coding sequence ATGTCCACTGAAGAGGAGATCGCCATTTCCGGCGGTACACCTATGATCCCTGATCAGCGCCGGGAGCTGATGCTGCGTCAGTTACGCAAGCATCAGGTGCTCAGCGTGCATCAGTTGATGGAGATGTTCGATTGCTCGCACATGACCATCCGCCGCGACATCGCCCTGCTGGAGCAGGAAGGTCGTGCCTACTCGGTCACCGGAGGCGTGCGCATCGCCAGCCAGGTCCACAGCGAACCCAGCCACCAGTCCAAGGCGGTGGTGGAGTTGCCGCACAAGCAGGGCATGGCGCGGCTCGCAGCGGGGTTGTTGCACCCGGACATGACGATCTATCTGGACGCAGGCACCAGCACACTCGAAATCGTCCCGCACATCATCGCGCTGTCGGGCATGACCGTGGTCACCAATGATTTCGGCGTGGTCAACGCGTTGGCCGATGCTGCGCATGTGGATGTGATTCACACCGGAGGGCTGCTCGATCATCCGAACCGCTCCAGCGTTGGCGGCCTGGCAGCGGCAACCTTGCGCCAGCTGGCGACCGATGTGGCCTTCATGTCTACCAGCTCGTGGGACCTGCAACGCGGCACCACCACACCGTCGGCGCTGAAGGTCGAGGTCAAGCAGGCCGCCATGCAATCCGCCTCGCAAACCGTGCTGATCGCCACCAGCTCCAAATACGGCACCTTCGGCATGTACAAGGTCGCCGGGCTCGAACAGTTCGATACCATCATCACCGACGCGGCCCTGGCCGAAGCGGCTGCCGACGGGATTCGCAAGCAGCGTATCGAGTTGCTGCTGGCGCCAGTGGGCGGCCGTTCGAAGTAG
- a CDS encoding ABC transporter substrate-binding protein: MNIRKTLFLSAGVSAALFNLTVQAAETVTIATVNNGDMIRMQRLSKTFEQQHPDIKLNWVVLEENVLRQRLTTDIATQGGQFDVLTIGTYETPLWGAKQWLEPVTGLAPDYDLEDIFPSVRQGLSVKDTLYALPFYGESTITYYRTDLFKQAGLSMPEHPTWTQLGEFAAKLHQPDKGVYGMCLRGKAGWGENIALLSTMANAFGARWFDEQWKPQLTSPEWSKAANFYVNTLKNYGPPGVSSNGFNETLALFNSGKCAVWVDASVAGSFTTDKAQSKVVDSVGFAPAPVEVTDKGSSWLYAWSLAIPTTSKHKDAAKAFITWATSKAYIQLVAETDGISNVPPGTRTSTYSEAYLKAAPFAKVTLQMMQHADPAHPSAKPVPYVGIQYVTIPEFQAIGTSVGKLFSAAVTGQTTTEQALTAAQAVTEREMKRSGYPK, from the coding sequence ATGAACATTCGGAAAACGCTTTTCCTGTCCGCAGGCGTGTCCGCCGCCCTTTTCAACCTGACTGTCCAGGCCGCCGAAACCGTGACCATCGCCACGGTGAACAACGGCGACATGATCCGCATGCAGCGCCTGTCGAAAACCTTTGAGCAGCAGCATCCCGACATCAAACTCAACTGGGTAGTGCTCGAAGAAAACGTCCTGCGTCAGCGCCTGACCACCGATATCGCCACGCAGGGCGGCCAGTTCGACGTGTTGACCATCGGCACCTACGAGACCCCGCTATGGGGCGCCAAACAGTGGCTGGAGCCAGTCACCGGCCTTGCGCCGGACTACGATCTGGAGGATATCTTTCCTTCGGTGCGCCAAGGCTTGTCAGTCAAGGACACGCTCTATGCCCTGCCCTTTTACGGCGAAAGCACCATTACTTATTACCGCACCGATTTGTTCAAGCAGGCTGGCTTGAGCATGCCCGAACACCCGACCTGGACGCAGCTGGGCGAATTCGCCGCGAAGCTGCATCAGCCCGACAAGGGCGTTTACGGCATGTGCCTGCGCGGCAAGGCCGGTTGGGGTGAAAACATCGCTTTGCTCAGCACCATGGCCAATGCATTCGGCGCGCGCTGGTTCGACGAGCAATGGAAACCGCAATTGACCAGCCCGGAATGGAGCAAGGCTGCGAATTTCTACGTCAACACCCTGAAAAACTATGGCCCGCCGGGCGTGTCGAGCAACGGTTTCAACGAAACCCTCGCGCTGTTCAACAGCGGCAAATGCGCGGTGTGGGTGGATGCCAGCGTGGCCGGCTCGTTCACCACCGACAAGGCGCAGAGCAAGGTTGTCGACAGCGTCGGCTTTGCACCTGCGCCGGTTGAAGTGACTGACAAGGGCTCGTCATGGCTTTACGCCTGGTCGCTGGCGATACCGACCACCTCCAAGCACAAGGATGCGGCCAAGGCGTTCATCACCTGGGCGACGTCCAAGGCGTATATCCAGCTGGTCGCCGAGACAGACGGCATCAGCAACGTACCACCTGGCACCCGCACCTCCACCTACAGCGAGGCTTACCTGAAAGCTGCGCCGTTCGCCAAGGTCACGCTGCAGATGATGCAACACGCCGACCCGGCGCACCCGTCGGCCAAACCCGTGCCCTACGTTGGTATCCAGTACGTGACCATTCCGGAGTTTCAGGCCATTGGTACCTCGGTCGGCAAGCTGTTTTCTGCTGCGGTGACCGGGCAAACCACCACTGAACAGGCGCTCACAGCCGCGCAGGCGGTGACCGAACGCGAGATGAAACGTTCCGGCTACCCGAAGTAG
- the typA gene encoding translational GTPase TypA yields the protein MIENLRNIAIIAHVDHGKTTLVDKLLRQSGTLERGELNDERVMDSNDQEKERGITILAKNTAINWNGYHINIVDTPGHADFGGEVERVMSMVDSVLLLVDAQDGPMPQTRFVTKKAFEAGLRPIVVINKVDRPGARPDWVLDQIFDLFDNLGATEEQLDFKVVYASALNGIAGLEHTDMAEDMTPLYQAIVDHVPAPKVDRDGPFQMQISALDYNSFLGVIGVGRIARGRVKPNTPVVAIDVNGKKRNGRILKLMGHHGLHRIDVEEAAAGDIVCISGFDQLFISDTLCDPLNVEAMKPLTVDEPTVSMTFQVNDSPFCGKEGKFVTSRNIKERLDKELLYNVALRVEEGDTADKFKVSGRGELHLSVLIETMRREGFEMGVGRPEVIIRMVDGVKHEPYENVTIDLPEEAQGAIMEQMGNRKGDLTNMVPDGKGRVRLEYNIPARGLIGFRNEFLTLTSGAGILTSIFDRYDVMKSGDMSGRQNGVLVSVATGKALTYSLETLQARGKLFLGHGEDVYEGQIVGINSRDNDLGVNPTKGKKLDNMRASGKDETIALVPPIRFTLEQALEFVQEDELCEVTPKSIRLRKKILGESERTRAAKKSGN from the coding sequence GCTCAACGATGAGCGCGTGATGGACTCCAACGACCAGGAAAAAGAGCGCGGTATTACCATTCTCGCGAAGAACACCGCGATCAACTGGAATGGCTACCACATCAACATCGTGGACACCCCGGGCCACGCCGACTTCGGTGGTGAAGTAGAGCGCGTGATGTCGATGGTCGACTCCGTACTGCTGCTGGTCGATGCCCAGGACGGCCCTATGCCGCAAACCCGTTTCGTGACCAAGAAGGCTTTCGAAGCCGGCCTGCGTCCAATCGTGGTCATCAACAAGGTTGACCGTCCAGGCGCGCGTCCGGACTGGGTTCTGGACCAGATCTTCGACCTGTTCGACAACCTGGGTGCCACCGAAGAGCAGCTGGACTTCAAAGTCGTCTACGCCTCGGCCCTGAACGGCATTGCCGGTCTGGAACACACCGACATGGCTGAAGACATGACCCCGCTGTACCAGGCGATTGTCGATCACGTCCCTGCACCAAAGGTTGACCGTGACGGTCCGTTCCAGATGCAGATTTCCGCACTGGACTACAACAGCTTCCTGGGCGTCATCGGTGTTGGCCGTATCGCTCGTGGTCGCGTCAAGCCGAACACCCCGGTGGTTGCCATCGACGTCAACGGCAAGAAGCGTAACGGCCGTATCCTGAAACTGATGGGTCACCACGGTCTGCACCGCATCGACGTTGAAGAAGCAGCTGCCGGCGACATCGTCTGCATCAGCGGCTTCGACCAGCTGTTCATCTCCGACACTTTGTGCGACCCACTGAACGTCGAAGCGATGAAGCCGCTGACCGTCGACGAACCTACCGTTTCGATGACCTTCCAGGTTAACGATTCGCCGTTCTGCGGTAAGGAAGGCAAGTTCGTCACCAGCCGTAACATCAAGGAGCGTCTGGACAAGGAACTGCTCTACAACGTTGCTCTGCGCGTTGAAGAAGGCGACACCGCCGACAAGTTCAAGGTCTCCGGCCGTGGTGAGCTGCACCTCTCGGTACTGATCGAAACCATGCGTCGCGAAGGCTTCGAAATGGGTGTTGGTCGTCCTGAAGTGATCATCCGCATGGTTGACGGCGTCAAGCACGAACCGTACGAAAACGTCACCATCGACCTGCCTGAAGAAGCGCAGGGCGCGATCATGGAGCAAATGGGTAACCGTAAAGGCGACCTGACCAACATGGTTCCGGATGGCAAGGGCCGTGTGCGCCTTGAGTACAACATCCCGGCACGTGGCCTGATCGGTTTCCGTAACGAGTTCCTGACCCTGACTTCCGGCGCAGGCATCCTGACCAGCATCTTCGACCGTTACGACGTGATGAAGTCTGGCGACATGTCCGGCCGTCAGAACGGCGTTCTGGTTTCGGTTGCTACCGGCAAGGCGCTGACCTACTCCCTGGAAACACTGCAAGCCCGTGGCAAGCTGTTCCTGGGTCATGGCGAAGACGTGTACGAAGGTCAGATCGTCGGCATCAACAGCCGCGACAACGACCTGGGTGTAAACCCAACCAAAGGTAAGAAGCTCGACAACATGCGTGCTTCCGGTAAAGACGAAACCATCGCTCTGGTTCCGCCTATCCGTTTCACTCTGGAACAAGCGCTGGAATTCGTACAAGAAGACGAACTCTGCGAAGTGACTCCAAAGTCGATCCGCCTGCGTAAGAAAATCCTTGGCGAAAGCGAGCGTACTCGTGCTGCCAAGAAGTCGGGCAACTGA
- a CDS encoding AraC family transcriptional regulator: MPDSRAALLEQRPAELEVILPQPDHCFRWYEHDYPYALARWNHHPEFEIHLIRQGSGKLVAGDYIGEFAAGHVALIGPDLPHDWIGDLAPGEHLPGRDVVLQFDGVALLALRGTLPEMGDLQRLFEQARRGLEFTGATAVQAARLLEKIGPAQGLERLILFLQLVNTLMKAPAQEVRLLASTWYAPTLDARSSERINKAFDYLLTELTSDIRLSVIAQRLDMSDPGFSRFFKRTTGHCFIDLMRKLRVQRACRLLLHSEMSVSDICFEVGYANLSNFNRHFRVEMQQTPSEYRRAAASV; this comes from the coding sequence GTGCCTGACAGCCGAGCCGCCTTGCTCGAGCAGCGCCCTGCCGAGCTTGAGGTTATCCTCCCGCAGCCCGACCACTGCTTTCGCTGGTACGAGCACGACTATCCCTACGCACTGGCGCGCTGGAACCATCATCCGGAATTCGAAATTCATCTGATCCGCCAGGGCAGCGGCAAGCTGGTGGCCGGTGATTACATCGGTGAGTTCGCAGCAGGGCATGTGGCCCTGATCGGTCCGGATCTGCCGCATGACTGGATTGGCGATCTGGCCCCCGGTGAGCATCTGCCCGGGCGGGACGTGGTGCTGCAGTTCGACGGTGTAGCGTTGCTCGCCTTGCGCGGCACGCTGCCGGAAATGGGTGACTTGCAGCGGCTGTTCGAGCAGGCGCGACGCGGCCTGGAGTTCACCGGTGCGACAGCGGTGCAGGCTGCACGCCTGCTTGAAAAGATTGGCCCTGCTCAGGGGCTGGAGCGGCTGATTCTGTTTCTGCAACTGGTCAACACGCTTATGAAAGCGCCTGCGCAGGAGGTTCGCCTGCTGGCCAGCACCTGGTATGCACCGACCCTGGATGCGCGCAGCTCCGAACGGATCAACAAGGCGTTCGACTATCTGCTGACCGAATTGACCAGCGATATTCGCCTGTCCGTTATCGCGCAGCGACTGGACATGAGCGATCCGGGGTTCTCACGCTTCTTCAAGCGCACCACGGGCCATTGTTTTATCGATCTGATGCGCAAACTGCGGGTCCAGCGGGCTTGCCGGCTGCTGCTGCACAGCGAGATGTCGGTGTCAGACATCTGCTTTGAAGTCGGC
- a CDS encoding L-iditol 2-dehydrogenase gives MKRLEGKSALITGSARGIGRAFAQAYIHEGARVAIADIDLQRAQATATELGPNAYAVRMDVTDQSSIDQAIAAVVAQVGKLDILINNAALFDLAPIVDITRDSYERLFSINVGGTLFTLQAAARQMIAQGHGGKIINMASQAGRRGEALVAVYCATKAAVISLTQSAGLDLIRHGINVNAIAPGVVDGEHWDGVDALFARHENRPLGEKKKLVGEQVPFGRMGTADDLTGMAIFLASADSEYVVAQTYNVDGGNWMS, from the coding sequence ATGAAACGACTTGAAGGTAAAAGCGCGCTGATCACCGGATCGGCGCGAGGCATCGGCCGGGCGTTTGCGCAGGCGTACATTCACGAAGGCGCTCGTGTGGCGATTGCCGATATCGACCTGCAACGCGCACAGGCGACAGCGACAGAACTGGGACCCAACGCTTATGCGGTGCGGATGGACGTCACGGATCAGTCGTCCATCGATCAGGCCATCGCCGCAGTGGTCGCCCAGGTCGGCAAGCTGGATATCCTGATCAACAACGCCGCGCTGTTCGACCTGGCGCCGATCGTCGACATCACCCGCGACAGCTACGAGCGGCTGTTTTCGATCAATGTCGGCGGCACGCTGTTCACCTTGCAGGCAGCAGCCAGGCAAATGATCGCCCAAGGGCACGGCGGCAAGATCATCAACATGGCCAGCCAGGCCGGGCGCCGGGGCGAGGCGCTGGTGGCGGTGTATTGCGCGACCAAGGCTGCGGTGATCAGCCTGACCCAATCGGCCGGGCTGGACCTCATCAGGCACGGCATCAATGTCAACGCCATCGCGCCGGGTGTGGTCGATGGCGAACACTGGGACGGCGTCGATGCGCTGTTCGCCCGCCACGAAAACCGGCCGTTGGGCGAGAAGAAAAAGCTGGTAGGCGAGCAAGTGCCTTTCGGGCGCATGGGCACAGCGGACGATTTGACCGGCATGGCCATTTTCCTGGCTTCAGCGGACAGCGAATACGTGGTCGCCCAGACCTATAACGTCGACGGTGGCAACTGGATGAGTTGA